The following proteins are co-located in the Desulfonauticus submarinus genome:
- a CDS encoding ABC transporter substrate-binding protein, whose product MKRWFLFLFIFTLGCVWGEDKEASFCEQCGVYSDKVVLGSSLALAGHAGYLGTQFLRGALSYLKEVNARGGVFGRKIKLIYYDDGYDPPRCLYNTQRLIIQDKVFALFCYVGTPTTLKVLPFIEEARIPLIGMFTGAHALRHPFNPYLINIRPSYYEETKQAIEHLVEDLGIKRIGIFYQYDAYGFDGLTGTELALKKYGLAPVVRASYIRGTSDILSGFKKIWNSKPDAVVLVGTYNSCAKFIQLATKKEFFPIFYAVSFVGANELARRVADFGQKIIMSQVVPPPSLFSKKDKQGYPYLLAKYFPKDEISFVGLEGFVNAKILIEGLKRAGKNLTRTRLLKALESINHLNLGHGMVVSFRQNDHQGLDKVYFTILKGGKFELIKDWEEVKCRSEGSSF is encoded by the coding sequence GTGAAAAGGTGGTTTTTATTTTTGTTTATTTTTACTTTAGGGTGTGTTTGGGGAGAGGATAAAGAGGCTAGTTTTTGTGAGCAGTGTGGAGTTTATTCTGATAAAGTTGTTTTAGGTTCATCTTTAGCCTTAGCAGGTCATGCTGGGTATTTGGGAACTCAGTTTTTGAGAGGGGCTTTATCTTACTTAAAGGAAGTGAATGCTCGGGGTGGAGTGTTTGGTAGAAAAATAAAGCTTATTTATTATGATGATGGCTATGATCCGCCTCGATGTTTGTATAATACTCAGCGTTTGATAATTCAGGACAAGGTGTTTGCCTTATTTTGCTATGTGGGAACTCCTACTACTTTAAAAGTTTTGCCTTTTATTGAAGAGGCTAGGATTCCATTAATAGGTATGTTTACTGGTGCTCATGCTTTGCGGCATCCTTTTAATCCCTATTTAATCAATATTAGACCCTCTTATTATGAAGAGACTAAACAAGCGATAGAGCATTTGGTAGAAGACTTGGGAATTAAAAGGATTGGTATTTTTTATCAATATGATGCTTATGGGTTTGATGGACTTACAGGGACAGAGTTGGCATTGAAAAAATATGGGTTAGCACCTGTTGTAAGAGCTAGTTATATTCGGGGAACGTCTGATATACTTAGCGGGTTTAAAAAAATTTGGAATTCTAAGCCTGATGCAGTGGTTTTAGTGGGAACGTATAATTCTTGTGCAAAATTTATCCAACTTGCTACGAAAAAAGAGTTTTTTCCAATTTTTTATGCAGTATCTTTTGTAGGGGCGAATGAGTTAGCTAGAAGGGTAGCTGATTTTGGACAAAAGATAATTATGTCTCAAGTGGTTCCGCCTCCGTCACTTTTTTCAAAAAAAGATAAACAAGGCTATCCTTATTTGTTAGCCAAGTACTTTCCTAAGGATGAAATAAGTTTTGTGGGGTTAGAAGGATTTGTAAATGCTAAAATATTAATTGAGGGGTTAAAAAGAGCTGGTAAAAATTTGACTCGGACTCGCTTATTAAAGGCTTTGGAAAGTATTAACCACTTGAATCTTGGACATGGAATGGTGGTTTCTTTTAGGCAAAATGATCATCAAGGGTTGGATAAAGTTTACTTTACTATTTTGAAAGGTGGTAAGTTTGAATTGATTAAGGATTGGGAGGAGGTAAAGTGTAGAAGTGAAGGCTCATCTTTTTAG